GTACTGGAGCTGGCTCTGGATCAACTGGATTTCTATCGTGTTGAAGCCCGGCTCGATGCCCGGAACGCGGGGTCGGCCGGCATTTGCGAACGGTTGGGGATGCAGCGCGAGGGCGTGCTGCGCAACAACATGTATTTGACGGGCGAATGGACCTCTGAGGCCGTCTACGCCGTGGTGCGCAGCTAACCGAACAAAAATGCCGCCGTTCCTGTTATTTGCCACCGCTAGAACGGTGGCAAATAACAGGAACGGCGGCATTTTTCACAAGTGGGTGGCGCGTACGCCAGTGCCCACTAGCGCAGCTTGGTTGCCCCGATCGCATCAGCCAGGAAGGCGTAGTCCCAGGCGCGGGTCTTCCAGCCTTCGTAGCGGCCGGACGCACCGCCGTGGCCGCCATCCATCTCAATCTTCATGACAATCGGCTCGGTTCCGGTGGATACTGCGCGCAGTTCCTGCACCCACTTGGCCGGTTCCACGTACAGCACGCGGGTGTCGTTGAAGCTGGTGACGGCTGCGATCTTCGGGTAAGCCACGGCCCGGACGTTCTCGTACGGCGTGTATTTCTTCATGTATTTGTATACGTCCGGATCGGTGATGGGATTGCCCCACTCTTCCCATTCCAAGGCTGAGAGCGGCAGTTCCGGATCCAAAATGGTGGTAAGGGCGTCCACGAACGGCACCTGCGCCACAATGGCCGCGTACTTTTCCGGGGCCAGGTTTGCCACGGCACCCATCAGAAGCCCGCCGGCCGAACCGCCCATGGCCGCAATCCGGGAAGGATCAACCCAACCAGACTGCGCCAGCCAGTCCGTGGCCGCCACAAAATCGGTGAACGTGTTCTTCTTATTGAGCTTCTTGCCGTCGTCGTACCAGGGGCGGCCCATCTCGCCGCCGCCGCGCACATGCGCAATCACAAAGACCACGCCGCGATCCAGCAGCGACAACCGCGGCACGCCAAATCCCGGGTCCATGCTGACCTCGTACGAGCCGTAACCGTAGATCACGCCGGCGTTGTTGCCGTCGCGGGGCAGGTCCGCCCGGCGAAGCACCGAGAGCGGAACTTTTGTTCCGTCGTCGGCCGTGGCCCACTCGCGCGTGGCGACATAATCTTCAGAGCGGTAGCCGCCCAGAACAGGGGTTTCCTTGCGCAACAGCAACTCGCCGCCATCATCGCCCACCGGCAATACGTAGTCGTAGACGCGCGGCGGGGTGAAATCTGAGGTGTACACGAGGCGGATGACGGGAGATTCATATTCACTGCCGCCCATGGAGGCCGTGTACAGCTCCTCATCAAAGACAGGTTCGACGGCGGCCGCCTGCGCCGCGGTTCCCAAGCCTTCCAGCTCGGTGACCTGAACGCTCTCGATGGTGTTCTTGCGCAGCGAAACCACCATGTGGGTGGCCGTGACGGAGGCGCCGTTGATACGCACAGCAGGATCGTGCGGCACAACAGTCTCCCAGACTTGCTGGTCCACAGGCTTACTGAACTCCGCAGCGTCAACCAGGGAAATCATGGAGTTGACGGCGTCACGGTCATGGGTGAGCAGGACCTTTTCGCACCCGTTCACAAGGAAGGGTTCGGCGTCGTACAAGATCTCGGCGCTGCGCGGGATGAGTACCTGCAGGCCCTTTTCGGGGGCGGCGAAGTCCAGGAGCCTGGTCTCACTGAATTCGGAGCAGCCAATGCTGATCATGAGGTGGCGGCGGTCGGCTGAGAGATCGAAGCCTGTCCACATGGCGACGTCATCCTCCTGGTAGAGGACCTGATCGCTCTCTACGGGTGTGCCGAGTACGTGGGTTTTGACTTGATGGGGGCGCCAGGAGTCATCGGCCAGCATGTAGAACAGCGTGGTGCCATCGGGGGAGAAGGCCAGACCGTAGAAAGCGTTCTCGATGGTGTCCTCAAGGAGCTCGCCGGTGCGCAGATCCTTGATGCGGACTGTGAAGAGCTCATCTCCTGCGTTATCCACGGCGTAGGCATAGAGGTTACCGTCGCGGGTAACAGCGGCGCCGCCGATCGAGAAGAACGGCTGGCCTTCGGCTTCGACGTTGCCATCCAAGATAATTTGCTCGCCGGGGACGTCAACGCCGGGCTCAACGAGCGGGGGAGTCCAGTCATCGAGTGTGCCGTTGCTTTCGGCGCGGACGCGGCACTGGATGCCGTAGGCCTGGCCCTCCACCATGCGCCCGTAGTACCACCAGTCGTCCTTGCGGCTGGGCACCGAGAGATCGGTTTCCTGCGTGCGGTTTTTGATCTCGTTGAAGATGTCCGTGCGCAGCTGTTCCTGACCCGCTGTGAGCGCATCCGTGTAGGCCTGCTCGGCGTTCAGATGCGCCACAACATCCGGGTTTCCCTTTTCGCGCAGCCACTCGTAGTTATCCACAAAGGTGTCGCCGTGGTGGGTGCGTTCCGTGGGAACCTTCTTGGCCACGGGCGGCTGGACGGGGGCGCTGGAATCCGCCTGGCTGGCCGGCAGTGACACTGCGGGGAGCGAGTTTGCGGGGTGGGACTCGGAAATGTGCGTGGGTGCTGCGGCATCGGAAGTCGTCATGATTCCACTGTAGCGAGGCCCACCCTTGGGTTTGCAGTCAGCAGCCGGACACTATGCCAAGAGCGGAGCGCCGCTTGATCACCCCGCGGGGCCGGATGGCTGCTTGACGGCCCGTCCGCGGGCTCGAGTGTCCAGTTAATGTACGTTTAGGCCTGATTTCGGCGGCCAACCGTACGTTATGTGGACACTCGGCGGGGGTTGCCGGGTAATTCGCCGTAGCCGCCCTTGCTCCAGGGCAGTCATTGACCGCTTGTCCGTTCCATGGAATATTTATAGAACGAACGGTCGGTAATTTGGCGGCCGGTCCCGGTGGAGGCATGGGTCGCACCGACGAGCGCGTTCGAAGGGTGTTTTCATGGCCGCAGCAACACCGCAGGCATTCCTGGTAGGAGGCGTCCGCACGCCCGTTGGCCGCTACGGCGGGGCTCTCGCCACCGTCCGGGCCGACGACCTTGCCGCCCTGACCATCAAGGAACTCATCGCGCGCACAGGGATAGATCCGGCCGACGTGGACGAGGTGATCCTCGGCAACGCGAACGGTGCCGGTGAGGAAAACCGCAATGTGGCCCGCATGGCGTGGCTTCTGGCCGGCTTCCCGGACACCGTTCCCGGCATCACGGTCAACCGCCTGTGCGCCTCGGGAATGAGCGCTATCACCATGGCCAGCCACATGGTCAAGGCCGGAGCCGCAGACATCGTGGTGGCCGGCGGTGTGGAGTCCATGACCCGCGCGCCCTGGGTCATGGCGAAGCCGGAGAAGGCGTTCGCCAAGCCCGGCGACACCTTTGACACCTCCATCGGCTGGCGCTTCACCAACCCGAACTTCCTCTCGGGCGAATTGTCCCGGGACGGCAAGATGGCCTATTCCATGCCGGAAACCGCGGAGGAGGTGGCCCGCGTGTACGGCACCTCCCGGGAGGACTGCGACGCCTTCGCGGTCCGCTCGCACGAGCGCGCCCTGGCCGCCATTGCCGCCGGGCGTTTCGCCCCGGAAATCGTCCCGGTCACCGTCAAGGGCCGCCGCGGCGACACTGTGGTGGACACCGATGAAGGCCCGCGCGCCGGCACAACACTGGAGGTCCTGGCCGGGCTGCGTCCCGTGGTGGCCGGGGGGAAAGTAGTCACGGCCGGCAACGCCTCCAGCTTGAACGACGGCGCCTCCGCCATCATCGTGGCCTCCGAACGTGCCCTGCAAAAGTACGGGCTCATCCCGCGCGGCCGCATCCTCGACGGTGCCGCAGCCGGCCTCGCGCCGGAAATCATGGGCATGGGCCCGGTCGCCGCCAGCCGGAAGATCCTGGAACGCCAGGGCATCGACGTGGGCCGCCTGTCCGCCGTCGAACTCAACGAGGCGTTCGCGTCCCAGTCGCTGGCCAGCATGCGCGAACTCGGGCTGGACCCGGACACCGTCAACAACGACGGCGGCGCCATCGCCCTCGGCCACCCCCTGGGCTCCTCCGGCTCCCGGATCGTGGTCACGCTGTTGGGCAGGCTGGAACGCGAAGCCCCCGGCGGAATCGGTCTCGCCACCATGTGCGTCGGCGTCGGCCAAGGTGCCGCGCTGCTGGTGGAGGGATTGTGAAGCACGACGCCGGCACCCGCCTCGATCCCGCAGCGTTCACTACCCTGCTGGTCACCGAGGTTGACGACCGCCTGGCGGTGCAGTTGAACCGGCCGGCGGTCCGCAACGCAATCGACGCGCAGATGGTGGCTGAGCTGCACGCCGTATGTGAGCACCTGGAGTCAACACCCAAGGTGCTGATCCTCTCCGGCACTCCCGGCAGCCGCGACAGCAAGGGGATCTTTGCCTCAGGCGCGGACATCGCCGAACTGATCGAACGCCGCCGTGACGACGCCCTGCAGGGCATCAACTCGGGGCTGTTCGAGAGGATCGCCCAGTTGCCGATGCCAGTCATCGCGGCCCTGGAAGGCTACGCACTGGGCGGCGGTGCCGAGCTGGCCTATGCCGCCGACTTCCGGATCGGCACCCGCGCCCTGCGTCTGGGCCAACCCGAGGCCGGACTGGGCATCATGGCCGCCGCCGGCGCCACGTGGCGGCTGAAGGAATTAGTAGGCGAGCCCATGGCCAAGGAGATCCTGCTGGCCGGGCGCATCCTCACGGGTGAAGGTTGCCTGCGGGTGGGACTCATCACCGAACTAGTGGAGTCCGCCGAGCTCATGGCCGCCGCGCACTCGCTCGCCGGCAAGATCGCCGCACAGGACCCTCTGGCCCTACAAGCCACCAAACGAGTCTTCCATCAACCGCGAGAGGCCCACCCGGCGGCGGACAATCTGGAACAGGCAGAGCTGTTTGAATCGCCCGCCAAATTTGAACGCATGCAGGCCTTTTTGGACAAGAGGGAAAAATGAGCAGTGCGACGAACTTGCCGGCACGTGTCGGTGTCCTGGGCGGCGGCCGCATGGGCGCCGGCATCGCCCACGCATTCCTCATTCATGGTTGCGAGGTGCTGGTGGTGGAGCGCGACGACGACGCTGCCGCCGCGGCGCGCGATCGGGTGGAATCCGCTGTGGCCAAGTCCGTGGAACGCGGGCTGCCCGGCTCCCCGGCGGATCACACAGCACGGCTGGTGATATCCACCAACTACGCCGACTTTGCCGACCGTGAACTGGTGGTGGAGGCCGTCCCGGAAATCTGGGACCTGAAGGTCTCCTCGCTGCAGGGAGTGGAAAAGCACCTGGCGGCCGGAGCCGTGCTGGCGTCCAACACCTCGTCGCTGTCCATGTCGGGGCTGGCCGCTGAGCTGGTGCGGCCGCACAAATTCATCGGCCTGCACTTCTTCAACCCGGTTCCGGCGTCCACCCTGATCGAGGTGGTCATCGCCGAGCAGACGCGCCCGGAGCTGGTGACCACGGCGAAAGGCTGGGTGGAAGCGTTGGGCAAGACCGCCGTCGTGGTCAAGGACGCACCCGGATTTGCGTCCTCGAGGCTGGGCGTGGCGATCGCGCTGGAGGCCATGCGCATGGTGCAGGAGGGCGTGGCGAGCGCCGAGGACATCGATGCCGCCATGGTGCTCGGCTACAAACACCCCACCGGCCCGCTGCGAACCACCGACATTGTGGGCCTGGACGTGCGGCTGGGCATTGCCGAATACCTCGAATCAACCCTGGGGGAGCGGTTTGCGCCGCCGCAGATTTTGCGTGACAAGGTGGCCCGCGGCGAACTGGGACGCAAGTCCGGCAAGGGATTCTTTGACTGGACCTAGCGTGCCCACCGGCACCATCACCCCACCCCAAGACCAACCCCGAAAGGACGTCTCGACGATGACCACTGCAACGCTGATTGAAACTGTTCCGAGCTACATCCAGGATGCCTGGTGGACCCCGGCCAACGGCGAATCGGGTGTGGAAGCGCGTGACGCAAGCACCGGCGAGGTGCTGGCCCGCGTGTCCACCGAGGGGCTCGATCTCGGGGCCGCCGTCGAGTATGGCCGCACGGTGGGCCAGACGGAACTCGGCAAGCTGACCATCCACCAGCGGGCCCTGAAGCTGCGCGAATTGGCCGCCTACCTCAATGACCGCCGCCCGGAGCTGTACGCGGTTTCGGCCCGGACGGGCGCCACGAAGATCGATTCCATGGTGGACGTCGACGGCGGCATTGGCGTGCTGTTTACGTTCTCCTCCAAGGGCCGGCGCGAACTGCCCAACTCGAATGTCATTGTGGATGGCCCCGTGGAGGTGCTGAGCAAGGACGGCTCGTTCATCGCCGAGCACATCTACACCCGCATCCCCGGCGTCGCCGCCCAGATCAACGCCTTTAACTTTCCGGTGTGGGGCATGTTGGAGAAATTCGCCCCGGCGTTCCTGGCCGGCGTCCCCACGATCGTCAAGCCGGCCACGCCCAGCGGCTACCTGGCCGAGGCGGCCGTGCGTGCCATCGTCGAGTCCGGGGTACTGCCGGCAGGTTCCCTGCAGTTGATCTCCGGCTCCGCCCGGACCCTGCTGGACGTCCTGGACTACCGGGACATGGTCTCCTTCACGGGCTCGGCGTCCACCGCGAATGTCTTGAAGAACCATCCCAACGTGGCTCATGGCGGTGTCCGCTTCACGGCGGAGACCGACTCCCTCAACGCCGCCATCCTTGGCCCCGACGCCGTTCCGGGAACTCCGGAGTTTGACGCTTTCATCAAGTCCGTGGTCACCGAGATGACGGTCAAGGCCGGCCAGAAGTGCACGTCCATCCGACGCACCATCGTGCCGAACGAGCTCAAGCAGGCCGTCATCGACGCGATCGGCGCACGCATCAGCGAACGGGTGGTGGTGGGGGACCCTCGTGCCGACGGCGTCACGATGGGTGCGCTGGCCTCGCTGGAACAGTTGGCGGATGTCCGCGCCGCCGTCGAGACGATGATCGCCGCCGGCGGAGAGCTGGCCTACGGCACCCTGGACGCACCCGCCGTGACGCGTGCGGACGGCACGGTTGCCGCCGTCGTCGACGGTGCGTTCATGTCACCGGTGCTGCTGAACTGGGCCGACGCCGAGGCGCCGGAGGTTCACTCGCTGGAGGCGTTTGGTCCCGTGTCGAGCGTAATTGGCTATGACACCCGCCCCGGCCGTGACGGAAAGGGTGTCGACGTCTCCGAGGCGGTGCGGCTCGCGGCGCTTGGGGCAGGATCCCTCGTGGCCACGGTTTGCACGAACGACCCCGCCACGGCGCAGGCCCTGGTGACGGGCATTGCCGCCCATCACGGCCGGGTTCTGGTGCTCAACCGCGAGGACGCGCGCACGTCAACGGGCCATGGTTCGCCGGTGCCACACCTGGTGCACGGCGGGCCCGGCCGGGCCGGCGGCGGCGAGGAACTGGGCGGCATTCGCTCCGTCAAGCATCACATGCAGCGCACCGCCATCCAGGGCTCGCCCAACATGCTCACGGCAGTGACCGGGGTGTGGCACACGGGAGCCGCCCAGGTGTTGGCCGGTGATCCCGGGTTTGGTGCAGTTGCCGGGGCCGTCCATCCGTTCCGGAAGTCGCTGGCGGAACTGCACATCGGCGACGGCTTTGCCTCCGGACTGCGGCAAGTCACGCTGGAGGACATCACCGCCTTTGCGGACTCGTCGGGGGACACCTTTTACGCCCACACCGACGCCGTGGCTGCGGAGAAGAACCCGTTCTTTCCCGGGATCGTGGCGCACGGCTACCTGCTGGTGTCCTGGGCCGCCGGGCTGTTCGTGGAGCCCGCGCCGGGCCCCGTGCTGGCCAACTACGGGCTCGAGGGGCTGCGCTTCATCACCCCGGTTGCGGCCGGTGATTCGATCCGCGTGACGTTGACGGCCAAGAAGATCACCCCGCGCGTCACCGATGAATACGGCGAGGTCTGCTGGGATGCCATCCTGCACAACCAGGACGGCGAGATCGTGGCCACGTACGACGTGCTGACGCTCGTGGAAAAGGAAGACACCCTGTACAAGTAGCCGTTACAGCTCTTCGACGTCCACCAGGTTGTCGTAGAAGCAGACGTAGCCGGCGAGCTCCGCGGCTTCGGGCAGCGGATTTTGGTAGCTCCACGCCACGTCGCCATCGGGCCCGTCCGCCAACTTCCAGTAGCTCGCGGTGCCTTTGTAGGGGCACAATGTGACCGAGTCAGTGGCCACGAGCAGCTCCCAGTTTACGGCGCTTGGGGGGAGGTAGATCCGCTCCGCCAAGCCCGTTTCAAACACCATGACGGGGGCCGAGGATTCCGCGAGCACTGAGCTGCCGGTGCTGACCCTCACGTGCCGCGAGCTGTGCCGGATATCCACGCGGTGGAACGGGTCGCGAGGGTG
The Arthrobacter alpinus genome window above contains:
- a CDS encoding S9 family peptidase, with the protein product MTTSDAAAPTHISESHPANSLPAVSLPASQADSSAPVQPPVAKKVPTERTHHGDTFVDNYEWLREKGNPDVVAHLNAEQAYTDALTAGQEQLRTDIFNEIKNRTQETDLSVPSRKDDWWYYGRMVEGQAYGIQCRVRAESNGTLDDWTPPLVEPGVDVPGEQIILDGNVEAEGQPFFSIGGAAVTRDGNLYAYAVDNAGDELFTVRIKDLRTGELLEDTIENAFYGLAFSPDGTTLFYMLADDSWRPHQVKTHVLGTPVESDQVLYQEDDVAMWTGFDLSADRRHLMISIGCSEFSETRLLDFAAPEKGLQVLIPRSAEILYDAEPFLVNGCEKVLLTHDRDAVNSMISLVDAAEFSKPVDQQVWETVVPHDPAVRINGASVTATHMVVSLRKNTIESVQVTELEGLGTAAQAAAVEPVFDEELYTASMGGSEYESPVIRLVYTSDFTPPRVYDYVLPVGDDGGELLLRKETPVLGGYRSEDYVATREWATADDGTKVPLSVLRRADLPRDGNNAGVIYGYGSYEVSMDPGFGVPRLSLLDRGVVFVIAHVRGGGEMGRPWYDDGKKLNKKNTFTDFVAATDWLAQSGWVDPSRIAAMGGSAGGLLMGAVANLAPEKYAAIVAQVPFVDALTTILDPELPLSALEWEEWGNPITDPDVYKYMKKYTPYENVRAVAYPKIAAVTSFNDTRVLYVEPAKWVQELRAVSTGTEPIVMKIEMDGGHGGASGRYEGWKTRAWDYAFLADAIGATKLR
- a CDS encoding thiolase family protein; this translates as MAAATPQAFLVGGVRTPVGRYGGALATVRADDLAALTIKELIARTGIDPADVDEVILGNANGAGEENRNVARMAWLLAGFPDTVPGITVNRLCASGMSAITMASHMVKAGAADIVVAGGVESMTRAPWVMAKPEKAFAKPGDTFDTSIGWRFTNPNFLSGELSRDGKMAYSMPETAEEVARVYGTSREDCDAFAVRSHERALAAIAAGRFAPEIVPVTVKGRRGDTVVDTDEGPRAGTTLEVLAGLRPVVAGGKVVTAGNASSLNDGASAIIVASERALQKYGLIPRGRILDGAAAGLAPEIMGMGPVAASRKILERQGIDVGRLSAVELNEAFASQSLASMRELGLDPDTVNNDGGAIALGHPLGSSGSRIVVTLLGRLEREAPGGIGLATMCVGVGQGAALLVEGL
- a CDS encoding enoyl-CoA hydratase/isomerase family protein, with the translated sequence MKHDAGTRLDPAAFTTLLVTEVDDRLAVQLNRPAVRNAIDAQMVAELHAVCEHLESTPKVLILSGTPGSRDSKGIFASGADIAELIERRRDDALQGINSGLFERIAQLPMPVIAALEGYALGGGAELAYAADFRIGTRALRLGQPEAGLGIMAAAGATWRLKELVGEPMAKEILLAGRILTGEGCLRVGLITELVESAELMAAAHSLAGKIAAQDPLALQATKRVFHQPREAHPAADNLEQAELFESPAKFERMQAFLDKREK
- a CDS encoding 3-hydroxyacyl-CoA dehydrogenase family protein; translation: MSSATNLPARVGVLGGGRMGAGIAHAFLIHGCEVLVVERDDDAAAAARDRVESAVAKSVERGLPGSPADHTARLVISTNYADFADRELVVEAVPEIWDLKVSSLQGVEKHLAAGAVLASNTSSLSMSGLAAELVRPHKFIGLHFFNPVPASTLIEVVIAEQTRPELVTTAKGWVEALGKTAVVVKDAPGFASSRLGVAIALEAMRMVQEGVASAEDIDAAMVLGYKHPTGPLRTTDIVGLDVRLGIAEYLESTLGERFAPPQILRDKVARGELGRKSGKGFFDWT
- the paaZ gene encoding phenylacetic acid degradation bifunctional protein PaaZ; translated protein: MTTATLIETVPSYIQDAWWTPANGESGVEARDASTGEVLARVSTEGLDLGAAVEYGRTVGQTELGKLTIHQRALKLRELAAYLNDRRPELYAVSARTGATKIDSMVDVDGGIGVLFTFSSKGRRELPNSNVIVDGPVEVLSKDGSFIAEHIYTRIPGVAAQINAFNFPVWGMLEKFAPAFLAGVPTIVKPATPSGYLAEAAVRAIVESGVLPAGSLQLISGSARTLLDVLDYRDMVSFTGSASTANVLKNHPNVAHGGVRFTAETDSLNAAILGPDAVPGTPEFDAFIKSVVTEMTVKAGQKCTSIRRTIVPNELKQAVIDAIGARISERVVVGDPRADGVTMGALASLEQLADVRAAVETMIAAGGELAYGTLDAPAVTRADGTVAAVVDGAFMSPVLLNWADAEAPEVHSLEAFGPVSSVIGYDTRPGRDGKGVDVSEAVRLAALGAGSLVATVCTNDPATAQALVTGIAAHHGRVLVLNREDARTSTGHGSPVPHLVHGGPGRAGGGEELGGIRSVKHHMQRTAIQGSPNMLTAVTGVWHTGAAQVLAGDPGFGAVAGAVHPFRKSLAELHIGDGFASGLRQVTLEDITAFADSSGDTFYAHTDAVAAEKNPFFPGIVAHGYLLVSWAAGLFVEPAPGPVLANYGLEGLRFITPVAAGDSIRVTLTAKKITPRVTDEYGEVCWDAILHNQDGEIVATYDVLTLVEKEDTLYK